A portion of the Chryseobacterium tructae genome contains these proteins:
- a CDS encoding DEAD/DEAH box helicase family protein, translating to MAFLHDIFNNPFARKALAEVALPNGIADNLKFEIRPYQEEAFRRYLYTEREDFDGKPKKPLHLLYNMATGSGKTMVMGGLMLHLYEKGYRNFLFFVNSNNIIQKTKDNFLNPHTSKYLFQEKIVINGKEVFLKQIDNFDESDHENINIKFTTIQQLHIDLNNTKENSITYEDFQDKKIVLIADEAHHLNSGTKSGNLFGSWEETVLEILHQNFENILLEFTATLDYESREITEKYKNKVIYKYDLAQFRTDKFSKEINLVRSMYDEQERIIQALILNLYRQELATIHHINLKPVILFKAKKTIKESEHNKENFHQLIDGFSEVMVEKIRKTSTVAVVQKAFDFFKTRNISNNEIVKRIQTYFREENCLSANNDSEAEKNQILLNTLEEENNPIRAVFAVQKLNEGWDVLNLFDIVRLYEDRDGKDGKPGKTTLSEAQLIGRGARYYPFAVEEGEDKFVRKYDDDISNDLKILEELYYHTKEDSRYISELKKHW from the coding sequence ATGGCATTTTTACACGATATATTTAATAATCCTTTTGCGCGCAAGGCTTTGGCAGAAGTTGCTTTGCCCAATGGAATCGCAGATAATCTGAAATTTGAAATTCGTCCTTATCAGGAAGAAGCCTTCAGGCGTTATTTATATACTGAAAGGGAAGATTTTGATGGTAAACCGAAAAAGCCTCTCCATCTCCTTTATAATATGGCAACAGGAAGCGGAAAAACAATGGTAATGGGTGGTTTGATGCTGCATCTTTATGAAAAAGGTTACCGTAATTTTTTGTTTTTTGTCAACAGCAATAATATCATTCAGAAAACAAAGGATAACTTTCTTAATCCTCATACATCCAAATATTTATTTCAGGAGAAGATTGTTATCAATGGGAAAGAAGTTTTTTTGAAGCAGATCGATAATTTTGATGAATCAGATCATGAAAATATTAATATCAAGTTTACAACGATTCAGCAGCTTCATATTGATTTAAATAATACCAAAGAAAACAGTATTACCTATGAAGACTTTCAGGACAAAAAGATCGTTTTGATTGCTGATGAGGCTCATCATCTGAACAGTGGAACTAAAAGTGGAAACCTTTTTGGGAGTTGGGAAGAAACCGTTCTGGAGATTCTACATCAGAATTTTGAAAATATCCTTTTGGAATTCACAGCTACTTTGGATTATGAAAGCCGGGAAATTACTGAAAAGTATAAGAATAAGGTCATTTATAAATATGATCTGGCTCAGTTCAGAACGGATAAGTTTTCAAAGGAGATCAATCTTGTCCGTTCTATGTATGATGAACAGGAAAGAATTATTCAGGCTTTGATTCTCAATTTGTATCGTCAGGAGCTAGCCACTATACATCATATTAATCTGAAACCCGTTATTCTTTTCAAAGCTAAGAAAACCATCAAAGAATCAGAGCATAATAAAGAAAACTTTCATCAACTGATTGATGGTTTCTCCGAAGTAATGGTAGAGAAGATCAGAAAAACATCTACAGTTGCTGTTGTTCAAAAGGCTTTTGATTTTTTTAAAACCAGAAATATTTCAAACAATGAGATTGTGAAACGAATACAGACTTATTTCAGGGAAGAAAACTGCCTGAGTGCCAACAATGACTCAGAAGCAGAGAAAAACCAGATCTTACTCAATACACTGGAAGAAGAAAATAATCCGATTCGTGCTGTATTTGCGGTTCAGAAGCTTAATGAAGGCTGGGATGTGCTCAACTTATTTGACATTGTAAGATTGTATGAAGACCGTGACGGCAAAGATGGAAAGCCAGGAAAAACAACCCTTTCCGAAGCCCAGCTAATTGGGCGTGGAGCAAGATATTATCCGTTTGCTGTGGAAGAAGGAGAAGATAAGTTTGTTCGAAAATATGATGATGATATTTCAAACGATCTGAAGATCTTAGAAGAATTGTACTATCATACCAAAGAAGACAGCCGTTATATCTCAGAACTTAAAAAGCATTGGTAG
- a CDS encoding DNA methyltransferase has product MKLYQTLENQIKKEPNYVSDNGEIKKWVVLNKAQNFDEELIGLLLEDADLKEKFFIQVKEVWVFNQNLFIQFLEQKNYLNDSYTQFKNKVGLTIDGKHLKQHNEVSLVWPFKDCILEGGQSREEDKREEIFFNKVLAQDEITELLDPKVLTNAKRFDKDGEHSFDQFKRNENGTITDNLIIKGNNLLALHSLKKEFAGKVKLIYIDPPYNTGNDSFSYNDSFNQSTWLTFMKNRIESAKRLMSSSGVFLVQCSFHQYAYLKVLMNDLFEKHLCDFNIQVRHPDRALTGDKEFNDVIEYILIYSNDKNKKMPFIEEQKTIDDYNLQIEIDPEAIIETIQCGSKNVEVYLPYQYKVTQIPSSKEGLKKISIRGSIREKNSSGRFFVKHLEKLNEYPSETLFKVPDMGDDAVNYRFFYSAPKGNKNGGYYQGMPTSSDITKKQFPNFYNFEKEYNNVSKQGGVEFRNGKKPEELLKFLIQIFSNPNDIILDYHLGSGSTIATSHKLGRQYIGIEQMQSQIDLSTSRMKNVINGDITGISKTDDVNWQGGGSFIYLELKKYNQTFIEKIEEAKDEETLLQVWEEMKTKSFLNYNVDIQKQEQHIEDFKTLSLQEQKQHLCELLDKNQLYVNLSSLKDGNFECTPEEQKVTQAFYQFKN; this is encoded by the coding sequence ATGAAACTCTACCAAACCCTGGAAAATCAAATTAAAAAAGAACCTAATTACGTTTCCGATAACGGAGAAATAAAAAAATGGGTTGTCTTGAATAAAGCACAAAACTTCGATGAAGAACTGATCGGATTACTCTTGGAAGATGCAGATCTGAAAGAAAAATTTTTCATACAAGTAAAAGAGGTCTGGGTATTCAACCAAAACCTTTTCATTCAATTTCTTGAACAGAAAAATTACCTGAATGACAGCTATACTCAATTTAAAAATAAAGTAGGATTAACGATTGATGGTAAGCATCTGAAACAACACAACGAAGTATCATTGGTCTGGCCATTCAAAGACTGTATTCTGGAGGGCGGCCAAAGCCGTGAGGAAGATAAAAGAGAAGAAATTTTCTTCAATAAAGTTCTGGCGCAGGATGAAATTACAGAATTGCTGGATCCCAAAGTATTAACTAATGCTAAACGGTTTGATAAAGATGGCGAACATTCTTTTGATCAATTCAAACGAAATGAAAATGGAACTATTACTGACAATCTTATTATCAAAGGAAATAATCTTTTGGCATTGCATTCTTTGAAAAAAGAGTTTGCTGGAAAAGTGAAACTGATTTATATAGATCCGCCGTATAATACGGGAAATGATTCTTTTAGCTATAATGATTCATTTAATCAATCTACATGGTTGACATTTATGAAAAATAGAATTGAATCTGCTAAAAGATTAATGTCTTCCTCTGGAGTTTTTTTAGTTCAATGTTCTTTCCATCAATACGCTTACTTAAAAGTCCTTATGAATGATTTGTTTGAAAAGCATTTGTGTGACTTTAATATTCAGGTTAGACATCCAGATAGAGCATTAACAGGAGATAAAGAATTTAATGATGTTATTGAATATATTCTTATTTATTCAAATGATAAAAATAAAAAAATGCCTTTTATTGAAGAACAGAAAACTATTGATGATTATAATTTACAAATAGAAATAGATCCAGAAGCTATAATTGAAACAATTCAATGTGGATCAAAAAATGTGGAGGTGTATCTACCATATCAATATAAAGTTACTCAAATACCATCAAGTAAAGAAGGGCTCAAAAAGATTAGTATTCGTGGTTCGATAAGAGAAAAAAATAGTAGTGGAAGATTTTTTGTTAAACATTTAGAGAAACTAAATGAATATCCTTCAGAAACACTTTTTAAAGTTCCGGATATGGGTGATGATGCAGTGAATTATAGATTTTTTTATTCAGCCCCAAAAGGGAATAAGAATGGAGGATATTATCAAGGAATGCCTACAAGTAGTGATATTACAAAAAAACAATTTCCTAACTTTTATAATTTTGAAAAAGAATATAATAATGTTTCAAAACAAGGAGGAGTAGAATTTAGAAATGGAAAAAAGCCTGAAGAACTATTAAAGTTTTTGATACAGATATTCAGTAATCCAAATGACATTATACTTGATTATCATTTAGGGAGTGGATCAACGATCGCTACTTCACATAAACTAGGAAGACAATATATAGGTATTGAACAAATGCAAAGCCAGATAGATTTGTCAACAAGCAGAATGAAGAATGTAATCAATGGTGATATAACTGGCATTTCAAAAACTGATGATGTCAATTGGCAAGGCGGCGGCTCATTCATCTACCTCGAGCTCAAAAAATACAATCAAACCTTTATTGAAAAAATAGAAGAAGCGAAAGATGAAGAAACACTTCTTCAGGTTTGGGAGGAAATGAAAACGAAGTCTTTTCTGAACTATAATGTAGATATCCAAAAACAGGAACAACATATTGAAGATTTTAAAACATTAAGCCTACAGGAACAGAAACAGCATCTTTGTGAATTGCTCGACAAAAATCAGCTCTATGTCAATCTTTCTTCCCTTAAGGATGGAAACTTTGAGTGTACACCTGAAGAGCAAAAGGTAACCCAGGCATTTTATCAATTTAAAAACTAA
- a CDS encoding SMP-30/gluconolactonase/LRE family protein gives MKNICKASLIGLVFALVNCQSVNSSKMFYEGVKPERISDKFSFTEGPSTDKEGNVYFTDQPNDKIYYWDWKSNQIVEFLDKTGRANGTHFDKDGFLITCSDDKGEIWKISKNKKVEVLLKDFEGKRLNGPNDVWNDTFGGMYFTDPLYERDYWIDFKQELPHKSLYYRNKEGKIAKLETFTQPNGIVGSEKLRKLYLSDIDAGKTYVYDILGEGKLSEKKLFCEMGSDGMTLDKHGNLYLTGDGVHVFNREGKKIYHITIPEKWTSNVTFGGENNDVLFITASKSVYTFPMRVRGIK, from the coding sequence ATGAAGAATATCTGTAAAGCAAGCCTGATTGGTTTGGTTTTCGCATTGGTAAACTGCCAATCAGTAAATAGTAGTAAAATGTTTTATGAGGGAGTGAAACCGGAAAGGATTTCGGATAAGTTTAGCTTTACAGAAGGGCCTTCAACAGATAAGGAGGGAAATGTCTATTTTACGGATCAGCCTAATGATAAAATCTATTATTGGGACTGGAAAAGTAATCAGATTGTAGAGTTTTTAGACAAAACAGGAAGAGCCAACGGAACCCATTTTGATAAAGATGGTTTTTTGATCACCTGTTCAGACGATAAAGGAGAGATCTGGAAGATTTCAAAAAATAAAAAAGTAGAGGTATTGCTAAAAGATTTCGAAGGGAAAAGATTAAACGGCCCTAATGATGTCTGGAATGATACTTTTGGAGGAATGTATTTTACCGACCCTTTATATGAAAGGGATTATTGGATAGACTTTAAACAAGAACTGCCTCACAAAAGCCTTTATTACAGAAATAAAGAAGGTAAAATTGCTAAGCTAGAGACCTTTACTCAGCCTAACGGAATTGTAGGAAGTGAAAAATTAAGAAAATTATACCTTTCAGACATTGACGCAGGAAAAACCTATGTATATGATATCCTGGGTGAAGGGAAGCTATCTGAGAAGAAGCTCTTTTGCGAGATGGGTTCAGATGGAATGACGCTGGACAAACATGGAAACCTTTACTTAACCGGAGACGGAGTTCATGTTTTTAACCGTGAAGGAAAGAAAATTTATCATATTACCATTCCCGAAAAATGGACTTCCAATGTAACATTCGGAGGAGAAAATAATGATGTTTTATTTATCACAGCTTCAAAATCGGTATATACTTTTCCGATGAGAGTAAGAGGGATAAAATAA
- a CDS encoding AraC family transcriptional regulator has protein sequence MNSISVLHIDLFQGKNPSDFYFNTMKKHLIVGHQHIEKPHRHDFYAAVLFTKGSGIHEIDFQRYDVSEGSLFFLSPGQIHSWELSEDIEGYIFFCSQEFYEMHYVNQKLRNFPFFGSVSFPRKLQLDTVELEKCIHLFQELGKEHESKDLMKNGLILSLMSQIFIHATRLFSKDFDTLTSSAGLSYFKHYQDFESLIEQHFTEHKSIAYYASLLGISSKHLNRIVQAVVQKTATEVITERVILEAKRMLMYLDENLVEIAFTLGYEEYSYFVRVFRKNSGMTPTQFMRKYKA, from the coding sequence ATGAATTCTATTTCCGTTCTTCATATTGATCTTTTTCAGGGTAAGAATCCTTCGGATTTTTATTTTAATACCATGAAAAAGCATTTGATTGTGGGGCATCAGCACATAGAAAAACCACACAGACATGATTTCTATGCTGCTGTTCTTTTTACGAAAGGAAGTGGTATACACGAAATAGATTTCCAGCGCTATGATGTTTCAGAGGGAAGTTTGTTTTTTTTATCTCCCGGACAAATTCACAGCTGGGAGCTTTCAGAAGATATAGAAGGATACATTTTCTTTTGTTCTCAGGAATTTTATGAAATGCATTATGTCAATCAGAAATTGCGAAATTTTCCTTTTTTCGGATCTGTTTCTTTTCCTAGAAAATTGCAGTTGGATACCGTAGAATTAGAGAAGTGCATTCATTTATTTCAGGAATTGGGAAAAGAACACGAATCTAAAGATTTGATGAAAAACGGACTTATCTTATCATTGATGTCCCAGATCTTCATTCATGCTACTCGGTTATTTTCAAAGGATTTTGATACATTGACCTCTTCTGCCGGACTTTCTTATTTTAAACATTATCAGGATTTTGAAAGTCTTATTGAACAGCATTTTACAGAACATAAATCCATTGCCTATTATGCATCCTTATTGGGAATTTCATCCAAACATTTGAATAGAATTGTGCAGGCGGTAGTTCAAAAAACAGCTACAGAAGTCATCACGGAAAGAGTCATATTGGAAGCCAAAAGAATGCTGATGTATCTTGATGAAAACCTCGTTGAAATTGCCTTCACGTTAGGCTATGAAGAATATTCCTACTTTGTAAGAGTATTCCGAAAGAACTCCGGAATGACTCCTACTCAGTTTATGAGGAAATATAAGGCCTAA
- a CDS encoding reprolysin-like metallopeptidase yields MKHYFLIFALMIPFFGFSQWTRTELRAQKVKKSQEKLEYSGLYSLNTDQLRQLLKNAPARFSSPKGTVISLPTAKGGLEKFQVWEYSNMAPELQKKYPDIKSYVGTALEDPSVYLRFSMSPVGFSSMITRSGITEFIEPYSEDRKVYAVFDSNARRGQEKEPFECSTMDEGIKKTAIEKKNSVANKKTAGFNVFRLAITCTGEYAQYHLNAAGTPANATEAEKKGVVLAAMNASLTRMNAVFEKDLSLHFNLIANNDLVVFLDPATDPFDESDADDTNDYDHIGAYYAISTRINAEDYDMGHLFDKRGANGVAGLGVICGTYKAAGYTSCNFPEGDTFDIDYVAHEMGHQLGANHTFSSYLDGSDTSEVEPGSGTTIMAYTGITGGNTDVQFNSNDYYHTFNVTEIKNTINGVTCGVNTPFATSAPAINAGADYTIPKSTAFVLKGTTSDANNSSYTYTWEQMDAAGSTVVGANSIAYLTKPAGPNFRSLSPINEPIRYFPDFNKVLAGVLTTRWESVSSVARNLNFTLTARNNSVNDPQTGKDEMMVTVNASAGPFQITAPAFGQSLSSGNAFNVTWDVANTNQAPINTANVNIKLSKDGGKTFTIIAANTPNDGNEQVTIPTGSISANAFIMVEAIDNVYYAVSPSFVIDYSVIGENCNTYTYNGDPVAIIDGPGGVGGNPISSPKVSIPLMVNNTGTITKIKVTPTVTHPNVRHVSIGIESPIGSSALVWNRQCNNSSGITASFSDAGSAVACASPVQGETKSFESLALFKGHKAQGEWKLFASDNYLGSAGSITGWSLEVCTQETQSLSTKEASSPLADDIKVYPNPSDGNFFIKSQNIKGEVKVTLFDSSGRLIYSSAYQSQGNNTQELSVNVPKGVYVISISSSKGVYNSKLVIK; encoded by the coding sequence ATGAAACATTATTTCTTAATTTTCGCACTGATGATTCCTTTCTTTGGATTTTCACAGTGGACAAGAACCGAGCTTAGGGCTCAAAAAGTAAAAAAATCACAGGAAAAACTTGAATATTCCGGATTGTATTCCCTGAATACAGATCAGCTCAGGCAGCTTTTGAAAAATGCACCTGCCCGCTTTTCAAGCCCAAAAGGAACCGTTATTTCTCTTCCTACGGCTAAAGGTGGACTAGAAAAATTCCAGGTTTGGGAATATTCTAATATGGCACCGGAATTACAGAAAAAATACCCAGACATTAAATCTTATGTAGGAACTGCACTGGAAGATCCTTCCGTATATCTGAGGTTCAGTATGTCTCCGGTTGGTTTTTCCTCTATGATCACCCGTTCCGGAATAACAGAATTTATTGAACCTTATTCAGAAGACAGAAAAGTATATGCTGTTTTTGATTCCAATGCCAGAAGAGGGCAGGAGAAGGAACCTTTTGAATGTTCTACGATGGATGAAGGGATAAAAAAAACAGCTATCGAAAAAAAAAATAGCGTAGCGAATAAAAAAACGGCAGGATTTAATGTTTTCAGACTTGCCATAACCTGTACGGGAGAATATGCTCAGTATCATTTGAATGCTGCAGGAACTCCTGCAAATGCTACAGAGGCAGAGAAAAAAGGAGTAGTATTGGCTGCAATGAATGCCAGTCTTACAAGAATGAACGCCGTTTTTGAAAAAGATCTATCACTCCATTTTAATCTGATTGCTAATAACGATTTGGTCGTGTTTTTGGATCCTGCTACCGATCCGTTTGATGAGTCAGATGCAGACGATACAAATGATTATGATCATATAGGAGCATATTATGCGATATCTACACGCATTAATGCTGAAGATTATGATATGGGACATTTATTTGATAAAAGAGGAGCCAATGGCGTTGCCGGATTAGGTGTAATATGTGGTACTTATAAAGCTGCAGGATATACATCGTGTAATTTTCCGGAGGGTGATACTTTTGATATCGATTATGTAGCTCATGAAATGGGGCATCAATTAGGAGCTAATCATACATTTTCTTCTTATTTAGATGGATCAGACACCTCGGAAGTAGAGCCTGGAAGTGGGACAACCATTATGGCGTATACAGGAATTACAGGAGGCAATACAGATGTCCAGTTTAATTCCAATGATTATTACCACACTTTTAATGTAACGGAGATTAAGAACACAATAAACGGGGTTACTTGTGGTGTAAATACCCCTTTTGCCACATCAGCTCCTGCAATTAACGCCGGAGCAGATTATACCATTCCAAAATCTACCGCTTTTGTTCTGAAAGGAACAACATCTGATGCAAATAATTCATCATATACTTATACATGGGAACAGATGGATGCTGCCGGAAGTACGGTGGTGGGAGCAAACTCTATTGCCTATCTTACAAAACCTGCCGGGCCGAACTTTAGATCTTTATCACCCATTAACGAACCCATCAGATATTTTCCTGATTTTAATAAAGTGCTAGCCGGAGTGCTAACCACGCGTTGGGAATCTGTTTCAAGCGTGGCAAGAAATCTTAATTTCACCTTAACAGCAAGGAATAATAGTGTTAATGATCCACAGACTGGCAAAGATGAGATGATGGTAACGGTAAATGCATCGGCTGGGCCGTTTCAGATAACAGCGCCTGCATTCGGACAGTCATTAAGTTCCGGGAATGCCTTCAATGTAACCTGGGATGTTGCCAATACCAACCAAGCTCCGATTAATACGGCAAATGTTAACATTAAATTATCTAAAGACGGAGGGAAAACATTTACCATAATTGCTGCTAATACTCCTAATGATGGTAATGAACAGGTAACAATTCCTACAGGTTCTATCTCTGCCAATGCTTTTATTATGGTGGAAGCCATTGATAATGTTTATTATGCAGTGAGCCCAAGTTTTGTAATCGATTATTCGGTGATAGGAGAGAACTGTAATACTTATACGTATAACGGTGATCCGGTGGCGATTATTGATGGCCCTGGTGGAGTAGGTGGAAACCCAATATCTTCTCCTAAAGTAAGTATTCCATTAATGGTAAACAATACAGGAACGATTACTAAAATTAAGGTTACTCCAACAGTTACCCATCCGAATGTGAGACATGTATCTATTGGAATTGAAAGTCCTATAGGCTCTTCAGCGCTTGTTTGGAATCGCCAATGTAATAACTCCTCAGGAATTACAGCTTCATTCAGTGATGCGGGCAGTGCGGTTGCTTGTGCTTCTCCGGTTCAGGGAGAAACCAAATCGTTTGAATCTTTGGCTCTATTTAAAGGGCACAAGGCTCAAGGTGAATGGAAGCTTTTTGCATCAGATAATTATCTGGGAAGCGCAGGAAGTATTACCGGATGGTCACTAGAAGTATGTACCCAGGAAACCCAAAGTCTTTCGACCAAAGAAGCATCCTCTCCATTAGCAGATGATATTAAAGTATATCCTAACCCGAGTGATGGTAATTTCTTTATCAAGTCTCAGAATATAAAAGGAGAAGTAAAAGTCACTTTATTTGATTCAAGCGGAAGACTGATCTATTCATCAGCATATCAAAGCCAAGGAAATAATACTCAAGAATTGAGTGTTAATGTACCTAAGGGAGTATATGTCATCAGCATAAGCTCTTCAAAAGGAGTATATAACAGTAAACTGGTTATAAAATAA
- a CDS encoding MerR family transcriptional regulator — protein MKINLPDKLYYSIGEVAKAFDVNTSLIRYWEQEFPIIKPKKNKKGNRYFTPEDIKNLQMIYHLVKEKGYTLDGARVALTTNSKISETITIIDRLEFVKAELLKLKESLGDQDSE, from the coding sequence ATGAAAATAAACTTACCTGATAAACTGTATTATTCTATAGGAGAAGTCGCTAAGGCATTCGATGTAAACACTTCATTAATACGCTATTGGGAACAGGAATTTCCTATCATCAAGCCTAAAAAGAATAAAAAAGGAAACCGTTACTTCACTCCTGAAGATATCAAGAATTTACAGATGATCTATCATTTGGTAAAAGAAAAAGGATATACATTAGATGGAGCGCGTGTTGCTTTAACTACCAATAGTAAAATTTCTGAAACAATCACCATTATCGACCGTCTTGAATTTGTAAAAGCTGAGCTTTTAAAGCTGAAAGAATCATTGGGTGATCAAGATTCAGAATAA
- a CDS encoding YncE family protein gives MKLKFNKVPLLIIILMITSNCQNDNHSEIPHDTAFYIDYRSLTGQPDGIAVIELDPEAPDFGNISSKLELGVGVLPHHLYYNQSANKLYTTALGGSYLYQVKTEKDQIGQPKLVSATPIDTGENTVGENIFFTNDGRFFMTFMGGAGGLKDGSVGVFNANNNQLIKTIKASIQDNPNKFIMYPHGISINEEKGLMMVTSTIHPDLTSGFGNTCTLLDLNTYQIKETYQVADSPTDLSSPVEVLLLRGKFPQYALATTMLGGDIWIAPYNATTKKYDAFTKIFDGSTQGLGWTLEMYIDDNNRLYVSFADPGKVLVFDISNLPQLKLLKTLTADKGAHHMVFFKTKKGKEVVAVQITCWIFLI, from the coding sequence ATGAAATTAAAATTTAACAAAGTTCCCTTGCTGATCATTATTCTGATGATCACTTCTAATTGTCAAAACGACAATCATTCAGAAATTCCACACGATACTGCTTTTTATATTGACTATAGAAGCTTAACAGGACAACCAGATGGAATAGCAGTAATAGAACTCGATCCTGAAGCCCCGGATTTTGGAAATATTAGCAGTAAGCTTGAACTAGGTGTTGGTGTCCTGCCTCATCACCTTTATTATAACCAGAGTGCCAACAAATTGTATACAACAGCTTTAGGAGGTAGTTATCTCTATCAGGTAAAAACTGAAAAAGATCAAATTGGGCAACCAAAACTAGTAAGTGCAACACCTATTGACACAGGTGAAAATACAGTAGGTGAAAATATATTCTTTACCAATGACGGGAGATTCTTTATGACTTTTATGGGGGGAGCAGGAGGATTGAAAGATGGCAGTGTAGGAGTTTTTAATGCCAATAATAATCAGCTTATCAAAACCATTAAAGCCTCTATTCAGGACAATCCTAATAAATTTATTATGTATCCACATGGTATCTCTATTAATGAAGAGAAAGGACTGATGATGGTTACCTCTACTATTCATCCGGATCTTACCAGTGGTTTTGGGAATACCTGTACCTTATTAGATCTCAATACTTATCAAATAAAAGAAACCTATCAGGTGGCAGACTCCCCAACAGACTTATCAAGCCCTGTTGAAGTTTTATTGCTTCGTGGAAAATTTCCACAGTATGCACTTGCCACAACAATGCTTGGCGGAGATATCTGGATTGCTCCATACAATGCTACAACCAAGAAATATGATGCTTTTACTAAAATATTTGATGGAAGCACACAAGGACTGGGCTGGACTTTAGAAATGTACATTGATGATAACAACAGACTCTATGTAAGTTTTGCCGATCCGGGAAAAGTTTTAGTCTTTGACATAAGTAATCTTCCACAATTAAAACTTTTAAAGACCCTTACTGCTGATAAAGGAGCACATCATATGGTTTTCTTTAAAACCAAAAAAGGAAAGGAAGTTGTGGCAGTACAAATAACCTGCTGGATATTCCTAATTTAA
- the rluF gene encoding 23S rRNA pseudouridine(2604) synthase RluF, producing the protein MEKTRINKYLSEVGYCSRRAADKLLEEGRIKINGQVPEMGTKVSDEDLVEVDGKPIREPQDKPVYIAFNKPVGIVCTTDTKREQNNIVDYINHPKRIFPIGRLDKPSEGLILLTSDGDIVNKILRARNNHEKEYLVRVDKPVTPTFLQKMRNGVPILDTVTKKCEVEKIDDMNFRIILTQGLNRQIRRMCEYLGYEVKKLKRIRIMNIKLDLPIGKWRDLTEDELNALNTLLTDSSKTID; encoded by the coding sequence ATGGAAAAGACACGTATCAATAAATATTTATCAGAAGTAGGCTATTGCTCAAGAAGAGCAGCAGATAAGCTGTTGGAAGAAGGTAGAATAAAGATTAATGGGCAGGTGCCTGAAATGGGAACCAAGGTTTCTGATGAAGATTTGGTAGAGGTAGATGGAAAGCCTATCAGAGAACCGCAGGACAAACCTGTTTATATCGCTTTCAACAAACCGGTAGGAATCGTATGTACTACAGATACCAAGCGTGAGCAGAATAATATTGTAGATTATATCAACCATCCTAAAAGAATTTTCCCAATCGGAAGATTGGATAAGCCCAGTGAAGGACTTATTCTTTTAACCAGTGATGGTGATATCGTAAATAAAATCCTTCGGGCAAGAAATAACCACGAAAAAGAATATCTGGTACGGGTAGACAAACCGGTAACGCCAACATTTCTTCAAAAAATGAGAAATGGAGTTCCTATCTTAGATACAGTGACTAAGAAATGTGAGGTAGAGAAGATTGATGATATGAATTTCAGAATTATTCTTACTCAGGGATTGAATAGGCAGATCCGTAGAATGTGTGAATATTTAGGATATGAAGTAAAAAAGCTGAAAAGAATTCGTATCATGAATATCAAACTGGATCTTCCCATTGGAAAATGGAGAGATTTAACCGAGGATGAGCTGAATGCATTAAATACTTTGCTCACAGACTCAAGCAAAACTATTGATTAA
- the truB gene encoding tRNA pseudouridine(55) synthase TruB: MTAEDLQSGHIFLLDKPLDWTSFQAVNKMKYKLKREFDLPKKFKIGHAGTLDPRATGLLIVCCGKFTKKIPEIQDAPKEYWTEIKIGVQTESYDTEKPEILHQDITHITEEQVKEALEKFVGEIEQKPPVYSAIKIDGERAYNLARAGEEVEMKSRKTTIHYLNDIKIDFPLISFTVGCSKGTYIRSLAHDIGQELGVGAYLTQLRRTKIGEYKIEDATDQFLNNDFRFQGE; this comes from the coding sequence ATGACTGCAGAAGATCTACAATCAGGACACATTTTTTTATTAGACAAACCTTTGGATTGGACTTCCTTCCAGGCTGTCAATAAAATGAAATATAAACTTAAAAGGGAGTTTGATCTTCCTAAAAAATTTAAAATCGGACATGCCGGAACCCTGGATCCAAGAGCTACAGGACTTCTGATTGTGTGTTGCGGAAAATTCACCAAAAAGATTCCTGAAATCCAGGATGCCCCTAAAGAATACTGGACAGAAATTAAAATAGGAGTACAAACAGAGTCTTATGACACTGAAAAACCGGAAATTCTTCATCAGGATATTACTCATATCACAGAAGAGCAGGTAAAAGAAGCGTTGGAAAAATTTGTGGGTGAAATTGAACAGAAACCACCTGTGTATTCTGCAATAAAGATTGATGGCGAAAGAGCCTATAATCTGGCAAGGGCAGGAGAAGAAGTGGAAATGAAATCCAGAAAAACTACGATTCATTATCTCAACGATATTAAAATTGATTTTCCTTTGATAAGCTTTACAGTTGGATGCTCAAAAGGAACTTATATCAGAAGTCTTGCTCATGATATCGGGCAGGAATTAGGAGTAGGTGCTTATTTAACACAATTGAGAAGAACAAAAATCGGAGAGTATAAAATTGAAGATGCTACAGACCAGTTTTTGAATAATGACTTCAGATTTCAAGGCGAATAA